In Nomascus leucogenys isolate Asia chromosome 6, Asia_NLE_v1, whole genome shotgun sequence, one DNA window encodes the following:
- the NDUFAF1 gene encoding complex I intermediate-associated protein 30, mitochondrial isoform X2: protein MALVHKLLRGTYILRKFSKPTSALYPFLGVRFAEYSSSLQKPVASPGKASSQRKTEGDLQGDHQKEVALDITSPEEKPDVSFDKAIRDEAMYHFRHLKDEIVAHWRGPEGRPLHDVLLEQAKVVWQFRGKEDLDKWTVTSDKTIGGRSEVFLKMGKNNQSALLYGTLSCEAPQDGESTRSGYCAMISRIPRIPFSKFFFSNRGRIRDVQHELPLDKISSIGFTLADKVDGPFFLEIDFIGVFTDPAHTEEFAYENSPELNPRLVK, encoded by the exons ATGGCTTTGGTTCACAAATTGCTGCGTGGTACTTATATTCTCAGAAAATTCTCTAAGCCAACTTCTGCCTTATATCCATTTTTGGGTGTTCGCTTTGCAGAGTATTCCAGTAGTCTTCAGAAACCAGTGGCTTCTCCTGGCAAAGCCTCCTCACAGAGGAAGACTGAAGGGGATTTGCAAGGAGATCACCAGAAAGAAGTTGCTTTGGATATAACTTCTCCTGAGGAGAAGCCTGATGTTAGTTTCGATAAAGCAATTAGAGATGAAGCAATGTACCATTTTAGGCATTTGAAGGATGAAATTGTGGCTCATTGGAGAGGACCGGAAGGCCGCCCTCTGCATGACGTCTTGCTGGAACAAGCCAAGGTTGTCTGGCAGTTCCGGGGGAAAGAAGATTTGGATAAGTGGACAGTGACTTCTGATAAGACGATTGGAGGCAGAAGTGAAGTGTTTTTGAAAATGGGCAAGAATAACCAAAGTGCACTGCTATATGGAACTCTGAGCTGTGAGGCGCCTCAGGACGGGGAGTCTACCCGAAGTGGGTACTGTGCAATGATATCCAGGATTCCAAGG attcctttttccaaatttttcttctctaatcGAGGAAGAATCCGGGATGTTCAGCATGAGCTTCCGCTTGATAAG atctCTTCTATAGGATTCACCTTGGCTGATAAAGTGGATGGTCCATTCTTCCTGGAGATAGATTTTATTGGCGTGTTTACTGATCCAGCTCATACGGAAGAATTTGCCTATGAAAATTCTCCAGAGCTTAACCCAAGGCTTGTTAAATaa
- the NDUFAF1 gene encoding complex I intermediate-associated protein 30, mitochondrial isoform X1, with product MALVHKLLRGTYILRKFSKPTSALYPFLGVRFAEYSSSLQKPVASPGKASSQRKTEGDLQGDHQKEVALDITSPEEKPDVSFDKAIRDEAMYHFRHLKDEIVAHWRGPEGRPLHDVLLEQAKVVWQFRGKEDLDKWTVTSDKTIGGRSEVFLKMGKNNQSALLYGTLSCEAPQDGESTRSGYCAMISRIPRGAFERKMSYDWSQFNTLYLRVRGDGRPWMVNIKEDIDFFQRRNQMYSYFMFTRGGPYWQEVKIPFSKFFFSNRGRIRDVQHELPLDKISSIGFTLADKVDGPFFLEIDFIGVFTDPAHTEEFAYENSPELNPRLVK from the exons ATGGCTTTGGTTCACAAATTGCTGCGTGGTACTTATATTCTCAGAAAATTCTCTAAGCCAACTTCTGCCTTATATCCATTTTTGGGTGTTCGCTTTGCAGAGTATTCCAGTAGTCTTCAGAAACCAGTGGCTTCTCCTGGCAAAGCCTCCTCACAGAGGAAGACTGAAGGGGATTTGCAAGGAGATCACCAGAAAGAAGTTGCTTTGGATATAACTTCTCCTGAGGAGAAGCCTGATGTTAGTTTCGATAAAGCAATTAGAGATGAAGCAATGTACCATTTTAGGCATTTGAAGGATGAAATTGTGGCTCATTGGAGAGGACCGGAAGGCCGCCCTCTGCATGACGTCTTGCTGGAACAAGCCAAGGTTGTCTGGCAGTTCCGGGGGAAAGAAGATTTGGATAAGTGGACAGTGACTTCTGATAAGACGATTGGAGGCAGAAGTGAAGTGTTTTTGAAAATGGGCAAGAATAACCAAAGTGCACTGCTATATGGAACTCTGAGCTGTGAGGCGCCTCAGGACGGGGAGTCTACCCGAAGTGGGTACTGTGCAATGATATCCAGGATTCCAAGG GGTGCTTTTGAGAGGAAGATGTCTTATGATTGGTCCCAGTTCAATACTCTGTATCTCCGTGTACGTGGGGATGGTCGGCCTTGGATGGTGAATATCAAGGAGGACATAGATTTCTTCCAGAGGAGGAATCAGATGTACAGTTACTTCATGTTCACCCGTGGGGGACCCTACTGGCAGGAGGTCAAG attcctttttccaaatttttcttctctaatcGAGGAAGAATCCGGGATGTTCAGCATGAGCTTCCGCTTGATAAG atctCTTCTATAGGATTCACCTTGGCTGATAAAGTGGATGGTCCATTCTTCCTGGAGATAGATTTTATTGGCGTGTTTACTGATCCAGCTCATACGGAAGAATTTGCCTATGAAAATTCTCCAGAGCTTAACCCAAGGCTTGTTAAATaa